A single region of the Garra rufa chromosome 20, GarRuf1.0, whole genome shotgun sequence genome encodes:
- the tada3l gene encoding transcriptional adapter 3 has product MSELKDCPPLKYYDFKPVDHVKVCPRYTAVLSRSEDDGIGIEELDTLQLELETLLSSASRRLRALEEQRQILTDWQDKKGDKRFLKLGKDPDLAASSRHSKPKKQKLDGKGSHGPGPGPGRPKSKNIQTKVQDFEFEVDPQDIPRNPKNDAPNRFWASVEPYCADITNEEIRVLEELLKPPEDEAEYYKTPALGKHYSQRWAQEDLLEEQREGARANDKKKSMMGPLSELDAKDVDALLKKSESQHEPPEDGCPFGPLTQRLLQALVEENIISPMEDSPIPDIPGKDDGAGTSPRSQGKAFSVPHTRSLEARIREELVSQGLLDSDERQGVGGESEDEVLAELQKRQAELKALTAHNRSRKQELLKLAREEMRKQELRQRVRVADNEVMEAFRRIMAARQKKRTPTKKEKDQAWKALKERESILKLLDG; this is encoded by the exons ATGAGTGAACTAAAGGACTGTCCTCCTCTGAAGTACTATGACTTCAAACCTGTGGACCATGTGAAAGTGTGCCCGCGCTACACCGCAGTGCTCAGCCGTTCAGAAGACGATGGCATTGGCATCGAAGAGCTCGACACGCTTCAGCTAGAGCTGGAAACGCTTCTCTCTTCTGCGAGTCGACGTCTCAGAGCACTGGAAGAACAGAGACAG ATCCTTACAGACTGGCAGGACAAAAAAGGGGACAAAAGGTTTTTGAAATTAGGGAAGGATCCCGATCTTGCAGCCTCTTCTCGCCATTCCAAGCCTAAAAAACAGAAGCTTGATGGAAAAGGAAGTCATGGTCCTGGACCTGGCCCGGGTAGACCGAAGTCTAAGAACATACAGACCAAAGTACAGGACTTTGAATTTGAAGTGGACCCACAGGATATACCCCGCAACCCTAAAAATGATGCTCCCAACAG ATTCTGGGCCTCGGTGGAGCCTTACTGTGCAGACATCACAAATGAAGAGATCAGAGTTCTAGAAGAGCTGCTCAAACCCCCTGAAGATGAAGCTGAATACTACAAG ACCCCAGCTCTCGGAAAGCACTATTCTCAACGCTGGGCTCAGGAGGACCTGTTAGAGGAGCAAAGAGAAGGGGCTAGAGCCAACGACAAGAAAAAAAGCATGATGGGTCCTCTTTCTGAACTGGATGCTAAAG ATGTTGACGCCCTACTGAAGAAATCTGAGTCTCAGCATGAACCTCCGGAGGACGGCTGTCCTTTTGGACCTCTTACTCAGCGGCTTCTACAAGCACTTGTTGAG GAAAACATCATATCCCCTATGGAGGATTCCCCCATTCCAGATATTCCAGGCAAGGATGATGGGGCTGGTACATCACCTCGTAGCCAGGGTAAAGCCTTCAG TGTGCCTCACACACGCTCTCTGGAGGCTCGTATAAGAGAGGAGCTGGTGTCTCAAGGGCTGCTGGACTCTGATGAAAGGCAAGGGGTTGGAGGAGAGTCTGAAGACGAGGTGCTGGCTGAGCTGCAGAAAAGACAAGCTGAACTCAAGGCACTGACCGCCCACAACCGTTCACGCAAGCAGGAGCTGCTCAA GCTGGCGCGGGAAGAAATGCGAAAGCAGGAGCTTCGGCAGCGGGTTCGAGTTGCTGATAATGAGGTTATGGAGGCCTTCCGTCGCATCATGGCAGCCAGGCAAAAGAAACGCACTCCaacgaaaaaagaaaaagatcagGCTTGGAAAGCtttgaaagagagagaaagtATTCTCAAACTCTTAGACGGATAA
- the arpc4l gene encoding actin related protein 2/3 complex, subunit 4, like, with protein sequence MTATLRPYLNAVRATLQAALCLENFSSQVVERHNKPEVEVRSSKELLLQPVVISRNDKEKVLIEGSINSVRVSIAVKQADEIEKILCHKFMRFMMMRAENFFILRRKAVEGYDISFLITNFHTEQMYKHKLVDFVIHFMEEIDKEISEMKLSVNARARIVAEEFLKNF encoded by the exons ATG acGGCAACATTGCGACCTTATCTGAATGCGGTGCGCGCCACTCTTCAAGCAGCCCTGTGTTTGGAGAACTTCTCCTCTCAGGTGGTGGAGAGACACAACAAACCTGAGGTGGAGGTTAG GAGCAGCAAAGAGCTTCTGTTGCAGCCTGTGGTCATAAGCCGCAATGACAAGGAGAAGGTCCTGATTGAGGGCTCCATAAACTCAGTGAGAGTCAGCATCGCTGTcaaacag GCTGATGAGATCGAGAAGATCCTGTGCCATAAATTTATGAGGTTCATGATGATGCGAGCAGAGAACTTCTTCATCCTGCGGAGGAAAGCTGTTGAG ggCTATGACATCAGCTTCCTCATCACCAACTTCCACACAGAACAGATGTACAAACACAAGCTGGTGGACTTTGTTATCCATTTCATGGAGGAGATCGACAAGGAGATCAGCGAGATGAAGCTGTCAGTCAACGCTCGGGCCCGAATTGTCGCAGAGGAGTTCCTCAAGAAT ttctga